One segment of Ricinus communis isolate WT05 ecotype wild-type chromosome 8, ASM1957865v1, whole genome shotgun sequence DNA contains the following:
- the LOC8285998 gene encoding LOB domain-containing protein 1, producing MDCSEAIATISANSSSPSLSNSPTSSSSPPLTPAPVILSPCAACKILRRRCADKCVLAPYFPPTEPAKFTIAHRVFGASNIIKFLQELPESQRADAVSSMVYEASARIRDPVYGCAGAICQLQKQVNELQAQLAKAQAEVVNMQCQQANLMALIYMEMAQSPQQSSEQSIDDFITTPQSYQSNPCFLDESNLGTMWEPLWT from the exons ATGGATTGCAGTGAAGCAATTGCTACCATTTCTGCTAATTCGTCTTCTCCTTCTCTTTCTAATTCTCCTACTTCTTCATCTTCTCCACCTTTGACTCCAGCCCCAGTAATTCTTAGCCCTTGTGCTGCTTGTAAAATATTGCGGCGACGGTGTGCTGATAAATGCGTCTTGGCGCCCTATTTTCCTCCTACCGAACCTGCTAAATTCACCATTGCTCATCGCGTTTTCGGTGCTAGCAATATCATTAAGTTCTTGCAG GAACTACCAGAGTCACAAAGGGCTGATGCAGTGAGCAGCATGGTCTATGAAGCAAGTGCAAGAATCAGAGACCCAGTTTATGGCTGTGCAGGAGCAATTTGCCAGCTTCAGAAACAAGTTAATGAGCTACAAGCACAATTAGCAAAAGCACAAGCTGAAGTAGTCAATATGCAATGCCAGCAAGCTAATCTTATGGCCTTAATTTACATGGAAATGGCACAATCTCCTCAGCAATCATCAGAACAATCCATCGACGACTTCATCACCACTCCTCAAAGCTACCAGAGCAACCCCTGCTTCCTTGACGAGAGCAATTTAGGGACGATGTGGGAGCCTCTCTGGACataa